The segment aaaagtttttaaagacaaAATAAAGCATGCCAACATATAAATTCATTAAACAACTGCCATGGGTTGTTTAGGCCTAAACTCGAAACCTTGTACGATAAGGCCAACCTTGAGTACATTTGTATCAGTTGACATAAATCGCGTCTCcacctcatcatcatcatctctTGCACCAGTCTCAAACTCTGCTATCTTAATCTCCATCAATTCGTCCTTCCTCCACCGACTAAACTCTCCATTTCGTTGCTCAATGTTGTGTGCAGATGTTCGTGGATCAGGATAAACTATGCTAGCTTCATCAT is part of the Apium graveolens cultivar Ventura unplaced genomic scaffold, ASM990537v1 ctg7760, whole genome shotgun sequence genome and harbors:
- the LOC141704362 gene encoding F-box protein PP2-B15-like, whose translation is MYQAFMPQCIIHVNRFSEEVAVLDKGRCVDIRGKMKIGMLSPHTTYETYLVFKIYEDACGLDSAKTSIRFVNEREEVPDDEASIVYPDPRTSAHNIEQRNGEFSRWRKDELMEIKIAEFETGARDDDDEVETRFMSTDTNVLKVGLIVQGFEFRPKQPMAVV